One Spirochaetota bacterium DNA segment encodes these proteins:
- a CDS encoding class I SAM-dependent methyltransferase, protein MKEDRERYDFGWSWRWMHGYWIAGSIMMALAASLYYYLPEQRILLILVVIEAMILFAGNIVWRSSRKQEYMTLPWVDLFTAGPKTVLDAGCGSGRTTIALSKVMDEGDITAVDRFDASYIKEGGRHLIERNLAIAGISGMVKIVRGDLTELPIEDESHDAAISTYAIDHMKKKGSALSEIHRVLKPGGRFLLVVFVPNWATFLIANALCLFLTSRKKWRTIFKEAGFILVDEGTINGGGFFLAEKIRSVRENY, encoded by the coding sequence ATGAAAGAGGACAGGGAACGATACGATTTCGGATGGTCGTGGCGATGGATGCACGGTTACTGGATCGCCGGATCAATTATGATGGCGCTTGCCGCATCGCTCTATTATTATCTGCCGGAACAACGGATTTTACTGATACTGGTAGTGATAGAGGCCATGATTCTATTCGCGGGGAACATTGTATGGCGATCGTCACGGAAACAGGAATATATGACTTTACCCTGGGTGGATCTTTTTACGGCCGGCCCTAAAACGGTGCTCGATGCGGGGTGCGGATCAGGAAGAACGACCATTGCGCTATCCAAGGTGATGGATGAAGGCGACATCACCGCAGTGGACCGTTTCGACGCAAGTTATATCAAGGAGGGAGGCCGTCATCTTATTGAAAGGAACCTGGCGATTGCGGGCATCTCCGGGATGGTGAAAATAGTGCGAGGGGATTTGACGGAATTACCCATCGAAGATGAATCACATGACGCCGCCATCAGCACCTACGCTATAGACCACATGAAGAAAAAGGGATCGGCGTTAAGTGAAATCCACCGCGTACTGAAACCGGGCGGAAGATTTCTCCTTGTCGTTTTCGTTCCCAACTGGGCCACCTTCCTGATCGCCAATGCGCTGTGCCTGTTTCTAACCTCCAGAAAAAAATGGAGAACTATATTTAAAGAAGCCGGATTCATTCTCGTTGACGAGGGAAC
- a CDS encoding metal-sensitive transcriptional regulator: MRLTKIEGHIRGIQKMVQEGKPCSDVLHQIAAVQSALAAAGKLLFEDHFQHCIIDKISNSTLRDELLQFKETMETFSRGMR; the protein is encoded by the coding sequence ATGAGGCTAACAAAGATTGAGGGGCATATACGGGGCATTCAAAAAATGGTCCAGGAAGGGAAGCCCTGCAGCGACGTGCTTCACCAGATCGCGGCGGTGCAGTCGGCCCTTGCGGCGGCGGGAAAGCTCCTGTTCGAAGATCATTTCCAGCACTGCATTATAGATAAGATATCCAATAGTACGCTGCGGGACGAGTTGCTGCAGTTCAAGGAGACTATGGAGACATTTTCCCGGGGAATGCGATAA
- a CDS encoding threonine/serine exporter family protein, whose amino-acid sequence MNTHADKHAILHLAADTGRLILENGGETHRVEETMNALCRAYGYHDGDSFVTPTGIFLSVSDDDGRTRSIIRRVKHRSINLNKVLLAGRLVESVCSDKLSPADMRRELIRIENEPGYAAWLTVPTAAFTAGFFTLLFGGGTGEFSVALYTGGVIKALSLLLSSIRLNEFFINVAGGALAALFALASAAMIPGIHPNSIIIGSIMLLVPGLAITNSIRDTLAGDLLSGIARAMESFLIAVAIAAGSGIVLKLWHLLAGGIR is encoded by the coding sequence ATGAATACGCATGCCGACAAACACGCGATTCTGCACCTTGCCGCCGATACGGGGAGACTCATCCTCGAGAACGGCGGCGAGACGCATCGCGTCGAGGAGACGATGAACGCGCTCTGCCGCGCCTACGGCTATCACGATGGCGACAGCTTCGTTACGCCGACGGGCATCTTCCTGAGTGTATCCGATGACGACGGCCGTACCCGCTCCATCATCCGCCGCGTCAAGCACCGCTCGATAAATTTAAACAAGGTACTGCTTGCCGGCAGGCTTGTCGAATCCGTGTGCTCTGATAAGCTCTCCCCGGCCGACATGCGCCGCGAGCTCATCCGGATTGAGAATGAGCCGGGGTATGCCGCATGGCTTACGGTGCCCACGGCCGCGTTCACCGCGGGTTTTTTCACGCTGCTCTTCGGCGGCGGTACCGGTGAATTCAGCGTGGCGCTCTATACCGGCGGGGTAATCAAGGCGCTTTCACTGCTGCTCTCGTCCATACGGCTCAACGAGTTTTTCATCAACGTCGCCGGCGGAGCGCTGGCGGCGCTCTTCGCCCTCGCGAGCGCCGCGATGATCCCGGGCATACATCCCAATTCAATCATCATAGGCTCGATCATGCTCCTCGTACCGGGGCTCGCCATCACCAACTCAATCCGCGACACGCTCGCGGGCGACCTCCTTTCGGGTATAGCCCGCGCGATGGAATCGTTTCTAATCGCGGTGGCGATCGCGGCGGGAAGCGGTATCGTCCTCAAGCTCTGGCACCTCCTCGCGGGAGGAATCCGATGA